A genomic window from Neoarius graeffei isolate fNeoGra1 chromosome 5, fNeoGra1.pri, whole genome shotgun sequence includes:
- the sh3d21 gene encoding SH3 domain-containing protein 21, which yields MEVLVLLDFEGTIGDEITVCAGDVVKNVTVASEDGWMEGELRGKKGIFPAHIVKEVPAYLKGDSKREPRSLRKPKMTKDQSRKCEVTYAYTPLHQDELELVVGEIIEIIREIEDGWWMGKKGGKIGAFPSNFVKEIFVCPKDVKSRAKLSEAIFIKEDKQQQRTSIRKKTNIKECCQVMFDYAANAEDELELKKGDIINIINKVCDDDGWWEGELNGRRGFFPDNFVMIIPLEVFQEKSQPPLRSGTKKHSVNQASGMDRSSTEANTKTENKDEKSEAKDLRSEVPGKIKLPGLFKALPPPVKDKPQKPGSKPTDDQPPVSPKPTNNKPKDSDQFDGVDMSSVKLNHPTANRVKPPQRRPPSHTPVSHDTNQNEASTETDGADETLPVSPKATGNNLPLNNKPSTILAPQHPTPCKTQTKPVEVQQEKPTLEQVLAELKELRMEMELFKTRHDTDMKELKDELNEERSKRMKLQDEVQVLRRQK from the exons ATGG AGGTGCTGGTTCTTTTAGACTTTGAGGGAACTATAGGAGATGAGATAACAGTATGTGCGGGCGATGTGGTGAAGAATGTGACAGTGGCCAGTGAGGACGGCTGGATGGAAGGAGAGCTccggggaaagaaaggcatcttcCCTGCTCATATTGTCAAG GAGGTGCCTGCTTACTTGAAAGGAGACAGTAAGAGAGAGCCACGAAGCTTGAGAAAAC CAAAGATGACAAAAGATCAGTCCAGGAAATGTGAAGTGACTTATGCCTACACACCACTGCACCAAGACGAGCTCGAACTAGTTGTTGGGGAAATCATAGAGATCATCAGAGAG ATTGAAGATGGATGGTGGATGGGAAAAAAAGGTGGGAAAATAGGAGCTTTCCCATCAAACTTTGTGAAAGAAATTTTTGTCTGTCCGAAAG ATGTAAAGAGCAGAGCTAAACTCTCTGAGGCCATCTTCATTAAAGAG GACAAACAACAGCAAAGAACAAGTATACGTAAAAAGACAAACA TAAAAGAATGTTGCCAAGTCATGTTCGACTACGCAGCCAATGCTGAGGATGAACTAGAGCTAAAGAAGGGAGACATTATCAACATCATCAACAAG GTCTGTGATGATGATGGATGGTGGGAAGGCGAACTGAATGGTCGAAGAGGCTTCTTCCCTGACAACTTTGTCATGATCATCCCACTGGAAGTTTTCCAA GAAAAAAGCCAACCACCACTGAGAAGTGGCACAAAAAAGCATTCAG TAAATCAAGCTTCTGGAATGGATAGAAGCAGCACTGAAGCAAACACAAAGACTGAAAACAAAG ATGAGAAGTCAGAAGCCAAAGATCTCAGAAGTGAAGTTCCTGGCAAAATAAAGCTGCCTGGTTTGTTCAAAGCCCTACCACCTCCAGTTAAAGACAAACCACAGAAGCCTGGATCCAA GCCAACTGATGACCAGCCTCCTGTTTCACCAAAACCCACAAACAATAAGCCTAAAGATTCAGACCAGTTTGATGGAGTCGACATGTCTTCTGTGAAACTCAACCATCCCACAGCCAACAGGGTCAAACCTCCACAGAGGAgaccaccatcacacacacct GTATCCCATGACACCAACCAAAATGAGGCATCAACAGAAACAGATGGAGCTGATGAAACACTTCCAGTTTCTCCCAAG GCCACAGGAAATAATTTACCACTGAACAACAAGCCCTCTACTATTTTAGCACCTCAGCATCCCACTCCATGTAAAACTCAGACAAAACCAGTAGAGGTCCAGCAGGAGAAACCAACACTGGAGCAGGTTCTAGCTGAACTGAAAGAACTGCGCATGGAAATGGAACTGTTCAAAACCAGACACGA TACAGACATGAAAGAGCTTAAAGATGAGCTAAATGAGGAAAGGAGCAAACGAATGAAATTACAG GATGAGGTACAAGTGCTGAGGAGGCAGAAGTAA